The Paenibacillus sp. RC334 nucleotide sequence GAAATGAAGGCGGTGCGCGAATATACGGAAACGATGGAGATGCTGGAGCTGAATCCGGGCAGCGAGGAGCTTCAAAACCGCCTGTTGCGGGCAAGCCAGCAAATGGATACGCTCCAGGCATGGCAGTTGGAGAGTGAGGCCAAAAACATACTGACCCGGCTGGGTATTACGCAGTTTGAGGCACGTATGGGAGTGCTCTCTGGTGGACAGCGTAAACGTGTTGCTTTGGCAGCAGCTTTGATCCAGCCCTGTGAGCTACTCATTCTGGATGAGCCTACCAACCATATTGATAATGAGTCGGTTGAATGGCTAGAGCAGTATTTGCAGAAAAGACGCGGCGCGTTGCTGATGATTACGCATGATCGCTATTTTCTGGATAGAGTGGCAACTGTCATGCTGGAGCTGGATCATGGTCGACTTTTCCGCTATGAGGCCAACTATACCCGTTTTCTGGAGCTAAAGGCGGAACGTGAGGAACGGGAAGCATCTTCGGAGCAAAAACGGCAAAACCTGTTGCGCAATGAGCTAGCCTGGATTCGCCGGGGGGCAAAAGCCCGTTCGACCAAGCAGAAAGCGCGTATTGAACGATTTGAACAGCTTAAGGATCAGCAGCCGGAAGCCCGTTCCGGGTCTGTAGACATGTCGGTAGCCTCGACGCGTCTTGGTAAAAAAATACTGGAGCTGGATCACCTGTCCAAATCGGTAGGTTCCCGTAAGCTGATTCAGGATTTGAGCTATATCGCTGTGCCCGGTGACCGGGTCGGGATTGTGGGTCCCAATGGTAGCGGAAAATCGACTCTGCTCCAAATGATTGCACAGCGCGTAGAACCGGATTCAGGCAGTGTGATTGTGGGACCGACCGTGAAGCTCGGTTATTTTACCCAGGAGCATCAGGAAATGAACGAATCGCTGCGTGTCATCGAATACATTAAGGAAGAAGCCGAAGTGATCCGGACAGCAGATGGTTCGGCTATTACAGCCGCGCAAATGCTGGAGCGTTTTCTGTTTGCGCCAAGCTCGCAATGGACGGTCATTTCCCGGTTATCAGGGGGCGAGAAACGGCGCTTGTACCTGCTTCGTGTGCTGATGTCCGCACCGAATGTACTGTTACTGGATGAACCAACGAATGATCTGGATATTCAGACTCTATCCGTGCTGGAAGACTATCTGGATGAATTTCCGGGTGTTGTTTTTATCGTTTCTCATGACCGGTATTTCCTGGACCGGACAGTAGACAAGGTACTGGCATTCGAAGGAGAAGGACAGGTACGTGTGCATGTGGGCGATTACAGCGAGTATGCAGAATGGATCAGTAAAAATGCTCAATCCGCTTTGAATCCGCCTGTCCCCGCGGGTACTTCTTTTGCTCAGTCTTCCACGTCTAAGTCTGCGGATGCTTCGGATTCAGTTAAGGAGACTAGCAAAACCAGGCTTAAATTCACCTTTAAGGAACAGCGGGAATATGAGCAAATTGACGAATTGATCGAACAGGCTGAGGAGAAGTTGGCTAGCATCCAGCGACAGATGGAAGAGTCTTTCAATGATTCCGCACGACTACAAGAGCTTATGGCTGAGCAAACAAAGGCCGAACAGCATTTGGAGCATCAAATGGAGCGCTGGACCTATCTGAACGAGCTGGCCGAGCAAATTGAACAAAGCAAATCTTAAAATACGAAACAAGTATATTGCGTGAATCGTTTTTCCGTCGTTACTTAAACAAGCAAGTCTCCGTTAAGCACTGGAGACTTGTTTTTTCGTATTTATTCCAGTACATCGGTCGTGGAAACAACTCATGTCCTGACTTGGAAACTCGAAGCTACCTATCATTATGCAAATGTATTGAATGAATTAATTAATATGTTTTTCGTATTAATAATCAGTTTATTATATATTTCTAATATTAAAATTTGCTTGCTATAATCAAATTTATATGGAAGGGAGGCATTCAAAATGGAATATCGTAAACTTGGAAAAAGCGGCTTGAGGGTAAGCGAGATAGCATTGGGGAACTGGATAACCCACGGTGCACAAGTGGATGACACCACGGCGAAAGCATGTGTCCATGCTGCATTAGATTCAGGAATCACAACGTTTGATACCGCTGATGTTTATTCAGAAACGATGGCGGAAACGGTTTTAGGTCATTCTTTAAAGGGAATACGACGTGAAAGTATTGAACTATGCACAAAGGTTTTTCATCCAACAGGTACCGGACAGAATGATAAAGGGCTATCCCGCAAGCACATTATGGAGGCCTGCCATGCTTCTCTTCGACGCTTGCAGACGGATTATATTGATGTTTATTATGCACATCGTTTTGATCCAACCGTATCACTAGAAGAGACATTTTTGGCATTATCCGATTTGGTTCGTCAGGGGAAGGTTTTGTATGTAGGGGTGAGCGAGTGGACAGCAGACCAGATAAAGCAAGGAGCGGATTTAGCGAGAGAACTAAAGGTCCCCTTCGTGGCAAGTCAACCCCAATATTCCATGCTCTGGCGTATTATTGAAGCTGAAGTGATTCCCGCTTGTGAGCAGGAAGGAATTGGACAGGTCGTTTGGTCGCCTCTGGCACAGGGTATTCTTTCTGGGAAATATGCAGTAGACAAGCCGCTTCCCGAGGGTTCACGTGCTTCTACGACAGCAGGTTCACCATTTTTCGAACGCTTGGCCGGGCAATGGTTACGTAAAGAGGTCCTTCAGGCAGTGGAGCTGATCCGGCCGATTGCACAGGAAAATGGTTTGACGCTACCACAGCTTGCAATAGCATGGGTTTTACAAAACCCGCAAGTGTCCTCAGCTATTATCGGTGCTTCCAAGCCAGAGCAGGTGAAGGAGAATGTAAAAGCTGCGGGTGTCCGTCTCGAAGGGGAGGTTATGAGACAAATTGACAGTATTTTAAACGGCGTTGTTGAACTTGATCCGAGTAAAACGGGTTAAGATTAGGCGCTGATGGTAGTTTACATGCCTAATTGCTCACTACAAGCTGTTTCTTCAACCACCTCCAGAAAACGAGTCAGAACAGCGTCATTTGCATCTGTTTTCCATGCAGCGTAAAGTGGGACGGACGGAGAATCTTCGCGAAAAGAACGAAATACGACATCACTGCGTTGGAAAACAGAAACGGAAGAGGGAACAATGGATATGCCTATACCAGCAGCTACCAAGTTAACGATTGTATACATTTGAACGGCTTCCTGTACGATTTGGGGCTGGAAGCCGTGTTGTCTGCAAAAGTCTAATATGAGGTCATGAAAAGACGCTCCCATATGAGGTGGAGACAAGATAAAAGATTCTTCCGCTAAAGAACGTAAAGACAAGGTTAAGTGGTGGGCTAGCGGGTGTGTTGCGGGAAGTACGGCGATGAGTGATTCGTTGGTGTAGAGTTGAGAGGTGATATGTATAGATGGATCTGCCCAGCGCAGGAAGCCCACATGAACTTTGCCGTCGTGTATGGCTTTCAGTTGTTGGGCAGATGTCATTTCAAACAACGTAAGCTTCACGTCTGGAAAACGCTCCCGGAATTTCTTTAAGGCGTTAACCATCAGACTGCCAGATGCCGAATCAACAAAAGCGATGGATAAATGTCCGAATTTCCCCTGACTTGCAAGCTGTGTCATTTTAATGGATTTTTCCAAT carries:
- a CDS encoding ABC-F family ATP-binding cassette domain-containing protein, which produces MNIMAVEHITKSYGEKMLFEDASFGMDERDKIGVVGVNGTGKSTFLRVISGLEPLDDGNIAVNNGVRIQYLAQNPEFDPEVKVLQHIFHGNQPEMKAVREYTETMEMLELNPGSEELQNRLLRASQQMDTLQAWQLESEAKNILTRLGITQFEARMGVLSGGQRKRVALAAALIQPCELLILDEPTNHIDNESVEWLEQYLQKRRGALLMITHDRYFLDRVATVMLELDHGRLFRYEANYTRFLELKAEREEREASSEQKRQNLLRNELAWIRRGAKARSTKQKARIERFEQLKDQQPEARSGSVDMSVASTRLGKKILELDHLSKSVGSRKLIQDLSYIAVPGDRVGIVGPNGSGKSTLLQMIAQRVEPDSGSVIVGPTVKLGYFTQEHQEMNESLRVIEYIKEEAEVIRTADGSAITAAQMLERFLFAPSSQWTVISRLSGGEKRRLYLLRVLMSAPNVLLLDEPTNDLDIQTLSVLEDYLDEFPGVVFIVSHDRYFLDRTVDKVLAFEGEGQVRVHVGDYSEYAEWISKNAQSALNPPVPAGTSFAQSSTSKSADASDSVKETSKTRLKFTFKEQREYEQIDELIEQAEEKLASIQRQMEESFNDSARLQELMAEQTKAEQHLEHQMERWTYLNELAEQIEQSKS
- a CDS encoding aldo/keto reductase family protein, with protein sequence MEYRKLGKSGLRVSEIALGNWITHGAQVDDTTAKACVHAALDSGITTFDTADVYSETMAETVLGHSLKGIRRESIELCTKVFHPTGTGQNDKGLSRKHIMEACHASLRRLQTDYIDVYYAHRFDPTVSLEETFLALSDLVRQGKVLYVGVSEWTADQIKQGADLARELKVPFVASQPQYSMLWRIIEAEVIPACEQEGIGQVVWSPLAQGILSGKYAVDKPLPEGSRASTTAGSPFFERLAGQWLRKEVLQAVELIRPIAQENGLTLPQLAIAWVLQNPQVSSAIIGASKPEQVKENVKAAGVRLEGEVMRQIDSILNGVVELDPSKTG
- a CDS encoding LysR substrate-binding domain-containing protein codes for the protein MDLKKLRYFIAVAEELHFNRAAKKLNITQPPLSQQIQSLEEELGVKLLERTKRQVRLTSAGAIFLEESRNMVSQLEKSIKMTQLASQGKFGHLSIAFVDSASGSLMVNALKKFRERFPDVKLTLFEMTSAQQLKAIHDGKVHVGFLRWADPSIHITSQLYTNESLIAVLPATHPLAHHLTLSLRSLAEESFILSPPHMGASFHDLILDFCRQHGFQPQIVQEAVQMYTIVNLVAAGIGISIVPSSVSVFQRSDVVFRSFREDSPSVPLYAAWKTDANDAVLTRFLEVVEETACSEQLGM